From the Paenibacillus sp. MMS20-IR301 genome, the window CAGGATTACTTCTCCCGGGTCATAAGCACCTAACAGCAGATATGCAGTGAGGCAAATTGTACAGCTGTACGCTACTACAAATACAGTGCCGAGTATATACGTTAAGATTAATTTGCCGGCGAAATAGCATTTACGCGAAACCCCTGAGACCAGTACATTATTAACCGTGCGGCTTGTGAAATCGGTCTGCCAGGTGAACAGGTACACGGGTATGAACATCACCGGCAATACAAGCGTTCCGCTTTTCATCCCCTGCAATATCACTGCAACCGGAGTCTGTTCTCCCGCTGTCTTGACGAGTACAGCAGCTATACATATGACTGCCAGCGTAATGAGCAGCAGCCGCTTGTTCTTCCATACCCGGTAAATATCCGCCTTCAATAACAGCTTCATAGGGCCACCTTCTGTCCGCCTACTACCTGCAGGAAATAGTCTTCCAGCTCTGTCTGCTGGTACAGAAACCGGTATATGGAAATTCCCGCCTCCAGCAAGGCATTGCTGATCCGGATACAGATTTCATCTGAGGCTGTGAATTCGAGGTATCTGTCCTTAAGCTGCACGCTGCCTGTAATGTTACCCTGAATTAAAGCTATGGCCGCGTTATTATCCGAAGTTTCCAGCAGACGGTAGCCGGTTAGCTCCTTCTGCAGATCTTCGTTTGAGAATTCCTGAATTAATGCGCCTTCATGCAGAACACCATATCTCGTAGCAACCAGTGCAAGCTCGGCCAGAAAGTGGCTGGAGATCAGCAGCGTTGTGCCCAGCTCCTGATTAATCTTGGTAATCATCTGCCTGATTTCAATAATCCCCATGGGGTCCAGCCCGTTAACCGGCTCATCCAGGATCAGAAAATCCGGTGCATCCAGAATCGCCAGGCCGATTCCCAGCCGCTGCTTCATGCCGAGGGAGAAGTCCTTTACCTGCTTGCGCTGCGTATGCTCCAGGCCGATGAAGGCTAATGTATCCGCGATCTTGTCCCGGCTGTAACAATTCTTCTGTATACTGCTGTATTTCAGATTCTCCTCTGCTGTCATATCCATATATAACGCCGGGCTTTCAATCACAGCAGCTACCTTCACCTCCGGGCCGGAAAAGCGAAACTCTCCGGAGCTTGGCGTAATGAGTGTGCTCAAGATGCGGATAAAGGTTGTTTTCCCGGCACCATTTTTACCAATCAGACCGTAAATATCCCCTTTATAAATCGTCATATCTATATCACGCAGCACATGGGCTTCTTTATATTTTTTGGAGAGCCTGCTTGTCTTCAGCATAATATCTTTCATCTTTTGTATCACTCCGTTTGGTTTGTCTTGTTCCTGCTGAAGTGATCATAAGACAATCGCGGCGGTTGATTCGCGGTTTTTCCTGAACGGTCCATTTCATTTCCTGTTTGACATGACAAGCTCCCCATTCCAGTTAAGGAAATGAGGAGCGTCTTTGCCATTTTCGTTATTTTATTGGTACATCGTTAACAGTTCTTTTTTACCGCTTCTCGACAGCAGGCATTGTTTCCCGTTCGTCATAAGTACAGTGGAATCTTTATAATTGACCGTGACAATATGGCGTTTATGAATCAGGAAGGAGCGGTGACAGCGGATGAAGCTGCCGCCCACCCGTTCTTCGATGCTTTTCAGGTTATCAAAAAACTCCAGGCAACTGTGCTCCGTGACCAGAAGGACCTTGTGCTTCGCGGCAGACGTCTCGAAATAAATAATGTCATCCAGCTTCATGTAGCGGATTTCATCCGGCTGCCGGATCGTGAAATATTCCGTCTCCCCGCGGTCGCCGGTAAGCATGCGCTCATTAATGCTCATCAGGCATTGCCTGATTCTCGAAGGGATTTGCTGTGGCTCGTCTTTGAGGATATAGTCCATAGCTTCGATCTTATATTTGAAGGTTTCAAACGCCAGCTCACCATGTGTGGTTATGAATATAATGAATCCCCGGGCATCTATCCTTCTGATCTCTTTCGCCAGATCAAAGCCGTTCATGTCAGCGGACAGATCGATATCGAGAAAATAGATTCCCCTCGTCCGCTCCTTCGTAATTCCTTCCAGAATGTCCTGCGGATTAGCCGTAGCCGGCTGCAGCCTCATATCCAGGCTCTCAATCAGTATATATTTCTCAATTACATCCGCAACATGCGTTCTCGCCGCCGGATCATCCTCGCATACATAGACAGGCAGCACCTTAACGCCCACTCCTCTCTTGGTAAGATTTCAAGATTTGCACGAAACACCCGTCCTCTATGCCTGTCTCGGTTACAACATTAGCGTATCTGTTTACAATGGTCCGGTAGCTGTGCAGTCCAATCCCCCGGTTGTCTCCCTTGGTCGAATATCCATTCTTCCAGATCTCACTCACCGAAGGTGCGTTAGCATAATTATTCCGCACAATCAGCACGAACCTGCCTTCATCCTGAATCAGTGCCACCCTTATGAACCCGTCACTTCTCCCCGCAGCCGCTTCAATTGCATTATCGAGCAGAATACCCAGGCAACGGATGAAATCGGTTATCTCCATATAAAGGTCAGAGACGTCCTTCACGGCTTCCAGCGTGAAGTCCACCCGGGCATGCTTGGCTTGGGATAACTTGGCCAGCAGCAGGCCTTTGACTTCATCCAGCTTGACCCGGCTCAAATGGGTCGTTTCCTGAATACTCTGCTCAAGATTATGCTCCAGGTTCAGAATATGCCCCGCAATGAAGCCGAGCGTCTCATGCACCTTATGCTCATCAGCCGTGGCATAGAGACTGGCGATTATATTCTTATAATCATGCCGGAAGCTGCGGACCTCCTGCTGCAGCTGCTCCAGGCTGCCGATATAGGCCTGCTGCTGCTGGAGCATGAACGCCTGCCGCCGGATCTGCTCATTCTTCACTTCGTTACGGTAATAAATTGTCATTAATAACAGCAGGAAGATCACACTGCCGATAATCGTCACAAACGACAATAAGTAGAGCTGCTCAAAGTCCTCTGTCTCGGCCTGAAACTGCACAGACAGGTATTGCATTATTTTAAGCCAGACGAGAATAAAGACTGCCACAAACAAAGTGGTTAGAATACCGCCCCTTCTCACACTATAGATCCGGTCAAACCATAAGCTCAGCTGCTTCCGGCGCAGCATGAACAAACCGCCAGCAGAAAGGCATCACCGGCCAGTGAGATCATTAGCGTCTGCGAATCATACTTTTCCGGCGATAACAGCGAATTAAATGTGGTAGTACTGCCTGTGATGAAGAATGTTTTAAACACTATGTATACGATAATAAAGGCTATGCCCGATGCTCCCGCACTTTGTATTAATGATCCCCGTGATCTTCCAAGCGCCACAACAGCCACAGCAATGACCTGCAGCAGATATGCCGTTAACACCGGATGATCCCAGGACAGGAACAGGGGAACATTGAACAGCAGCATGACGATTAACCAGCAGGACATATATTGCACCAGGCCCATTCTGAGCTGCAGCAGCCTGTCCACAAGATAGAGCTGGCCGAACGCGGACACCCCGTAAAATACAATTGTTAGCAGTAAATTCTCCAGTATGTGCATAATACTTTTCTCCCGGCTTCAGTTCTCCAATCTCTCTCTATTGATTATAACTGCTGCGCTTCGCTTTCCGGAACTCTTTGGGTATTACTTGCTTATGTTTTTTGAAGGATTGTATGAAATGGGTCGGAAATACGGTTAGTGTCATCCAATTATAAAAAAACAAATAACCCGCTAGGCCAAGGTTTCCGGCTAGCGGGTCACAGTTCGTATCGTTAATCAAATAGCGGTGTAGACAAGTAACGTTCGCCGCTATCCGCCAGGAGAACAACAATCTGCTTTCCTTTATTCCCGGGACGCTTGGCAATTTGCGTTGCCGCGTATACCGCTGCCCCGGAGGAAATGCCCACGAGCAGTCCTTCACTTCTGGCCAGCAGGCGTGCCGTTGCGAGCGCCTCCTCATTCTTCACCTTAAACACTTCATCCACAAATTCGCTGTTGTAGTTCTCCGGAATAAAGCCGGAGCCGATTCCTTGAATCCCGTGTGGACCCGGCAATCCGCCGGAAAGCACCGGCGAATCATACGGTTCGACCGCGATAATCTGAACCGGGGCTTTACGCTCCTTCAGCACTTGGCCGACACCTGAAACCGTACCGCCCGTGCCGACACCGGCAACAAAAATGTCCACTTCACCGTCAGTATCACGCCAGATTTCCTCGGCAGTAGTTCTGCGGTGGACCTCCGGGTTGGCAGGATTTTCGAATTGCTGCGGGATATAGGCGTTTGGGGTCTCTGCTGCAATTTCTTCCGCCCGTCTAATCGCCCCTCTCATTCCTTCCGCTTCCGGTGTCAGCACCAGCTCAGCCCCAAGGGCAACCAGAAGCTTCCGGCGTTCAAGGCTGAACACCTCCGGAAGTGTAATAATCAGCCTGTAGCCAAGAGCAGCAGCGGCGAACGCCAGCCCGATTCCGGTATTGCCGCTTGTCGGTTCAATGATGACAGAGTCTTTATTAATTAAGCCCTTTTCTTCGGCATCCTTGATCATCGCAAACCCGATGCGGTCCTTCACACTCCCCGCAGGATTGAAATATTCCAGCTTGGCAATCAGGCTGGCTTCAAGCGCCTGGGTCTGGCTGTATCTTGATAAAGCCAGTAAAGGGGTATTGCCAATCAAATCCGTAAGATTGTGGTGAATACTAGCCACTCAAATCCCTCCATGACATTAATCCATACTTTTTCAATATGGTTTTAATGTTATCATAGAGGATTACGCTTCACAATTCCTTGTTTTACCTTTATCTCCGGTTGAACAATTCCAGCTTGGCATTAACCGGTTATTTTTTTACAGCCCCATACCATTCTCTTGCCCGCTTGGTAACCTCTTCACCGCCTGATTTATTCCACTTCTCGACGAATTCATCGAATTTCTCAATCGGATACTGGCCGATGATAATCTTGGTGGCGTATTCAATATACAGCGTACGGTTCTGGATATCAGCGAAGCCCTCATATACACTGGACGGCATGCCATCACCGGCAATAGACTTCACGTATTGCTGGGCATCTTCTAAATCTTTGACGGTCTGGTCCACAGACCACATATTATCTGACGATGCTGTGCTCTTCAGAAGATCGACAGTGAAATCAAGCGTCGCCAGAGCGGAGGCAGGATTGAATATTCCCACATTTTCCTGGGTGCTCTTGTCATCCGGCAGCTTAATTGCTTTTCCGTCTACGATTGTATGGTGCATTCCTTCCACACCCAGATACAGGTCTTTCCAGTTATCTTTATCGTACAGGTTATTCAGCAGGGTCAACGTTGCCAACAGCTTCGTTTCATCCTTGCCCGCTTTGACCACCCATTGCGGATCAATTCTTCTTTTCGCCGTGTAGAAACCTTCATAGCCTGGAACTTCAAGGATAGGAAGTACAGAGAATTCCCCTTTTACTCCGGTGTTCTTATTCATATCATCCAGATACTGATTGGTTTTCTCCGTCCACTGGAAGTAGTTTCCGACCTTGTCGCCTGAAACCTTGCCGTCCCATTTGGCTTTATCGTTCAATAGAGCTTCCTGGTCAACTAATCCATCCTTATACAGCTTGGCAATGAACTCCAGGGATGCTCTCATATTAGGCGTCACTGCGGAATACGTCAGCTGTCCGTCATAGATATCCCAATCCGGATTACCTTCGAACATCGCTACACCATACATTGCGAACAGATGGTCCATCCAGCGTGCTTCTTGACGGCCGCCGGTCGGCTGCTCATCCTTTTGCCCGTTTCCGTTAGGGTCCTGATCCCGGAATGCTTCAAGCACCTTCACATATTCTTCTTGAGTCTTAGGCATCTGGAGGCCCAGTTTGTCCAGCCAGTCCTGGCGGATCAACCCGGCATATCTGCCGTAATCCACTACCTGCGGGATATAATAGATTTTCCCCTGGCCGGTAGGATCGTTAGCTTTCACGACATTCCATACATCCTCAGGGATATTGTTCCAGACATTAGGCGCATATTTCGGCAGAAGCTCGGTCAGGTCGGCAATAGCACCGTTTTTGGCCAAGCTGTCCTCGTTACCGCCATAAGGCAGGAATAAGTCAGGAACTTCGCCGGAGGCAATTTTCAGGTTCAGCTGATTTAAGTAGTTGGTGCCGCCGCCCCATTCCACATAGGGATTAATTACGCCGACCCCCAGCTTTTCTTTAATGAATTCATACGTCTGGCTGCCTTTTTCAATAGGCTTGAAGCCGACATTGGTACCCCACACCTCAATATCAACATTCTTATAGTCCTGGGCTGCGGTTGAAGACGGATCAGCGGATGAGGCTGGTGCTGAAGATGAGGCAGGTTCTGGAGCCGGTGCTGCAGAATTATTGTTGTTACCACAGCCAGTGATAGCTGTAAGACTCAAAGCACAAACCGCTGTTAATGTGACAAGCTTTTTGCTTAGCATGCCGTAATTCCCCCTATAAAATATAGTTGTATATGTTCTAAGGCTCTATGAGCCGTAAAACCGCCACTTAAGTTAACCTTCGGTTTCTATCACTCTATGATTCCGTATACATCACCTTCGGTAATACCCTGCTCATTAAAGGCATCCACTCTGACATATAGGGACTGGCCTCTAATTAAAGCGCCGATCTCTGCCTTGTTCTGCCCAAAAACCGTATAGCTGTGATACAGCTTATCCGGAGCGAAGCCCCACAGCACATTGTGTCCTACAGCTGTACTCTTCTCCCAGGTAACGGCCAGATCCAGTTCGCTAAGCAGCCTGGTTTGAATTCCCTCCGGCTTGACCGGCAGTTCACCTTCCCCGCGTCCAAATATCCGCAGACCGGAAATACAGGCGTTCTGCCGGAAGGGAAGCTCCTCAACCGTACATCTGATGTAGCGCACCTTCATTCCCGCTTCGTGTACCACAAGGTCATGCGGCAGATTAGATTCTGCTTGCAATTTATCTTCAATTACGAAATAATCCGCTCCGTCAACCGAGCCTTCCAGAAGCCACCGGGTCACATGCTTACGGTCATCAATATACCTTTTCGTCTTATTCACGACTCCGATTTCAAACAGCTCTGCCCCTTCAGGAACAGGATGATTCAATTGATCATCGGCAAAATTAATCTGTACCGCATGCACATCAGTGATACGCTCCAGATCGACCTCAAGCCATTCCCCCGGCTGGTCCGAGGCCGCCTTCCACCAGCTCTGAACATTCTCATCTGTAGCCCTGGAGGCTTCCTTGCCTTTCTCGGAAGAAGATGCCCTGGCCGGCTTGCCGTAAGAGAGCAGCATCCACTCCGGATTGCTCCATGGGTCAAGTGAAGTCTCCGTAATCTTCATAGGCCAGTCCCCGTAGCGCTGATTGCAGAACAGCTCCCCGTCCTGGTCGAAGCCGGCCGGCCATAGCCCCAGCCGTCTTTCAAAGGGATGATTCACGCTGACTCTCATCGTTGAGGTATGCCACCAGTTTCCGGCTTTGTCCTGCAATGTGGATCCGTGGCCCGCGCCCGGGATGAATCCGCCCGGTTTATAGGAATAGGGATTATTCTTGGCCGGAGTGAACGGTCCCAGCGGCTGATCCGATATATACACAGCATCGGAATAGATATTGTATTGCGTGCCCGGACTGGAGTATTGCAGATAATACCGGCCGTTGTATTTATCCATCCATGCCCCCTCGATATACGGCTCATCCGCAACATCACTCTTGTTGTCTGCTGTTCGCATGAAAGTATGATTGTCCCCGCCTCTTTCATATCCGTGCAGCTTAGGCTGGCCAAATATAAGTTCCGCTGGTTGGCCAATCGGCTGCATATCCTCCGGGTTCAGCTCCACACCATAGATAGGAGTGATCTGGGCGCAGCCCCAGTAGAAGTACATGCGGCCGTCATCATCGATGAATAAATTCGGGTCCCAGAAAGGGAATGATCCGGGAATCTCTTCGAATTCACCCTGAACAGGATCTTTAGTTCTGTAGAAGGAGCAATTTTTACTTTTGGAGGAGGCCGAGAAGTAGATGTATTCCCCGGCTCCCCGTACATCCGGAGCATAGTCATGCACCGGTACACCTTTCAGGGGATGGAATGCCCAGTGTACCAGATCATCGCTGGCAAGGAATCCCGCTGTCATTGAAGGGAACAGATAATATTTATCCTTGAACAGAATCAATGACGGGTCCGCCGCTTCTCTGGCTATACTCCGCTTGTGGTAATCAATGAACTGATATTTGTAGTCCATATTGACCGGATTGCAGACATATTTCATCAGAATTCCCTCATTTGTATTTATACATTTTAACTTTCAGCGCTGCGGGCTTGCTCTTGACTGAGATTCTGCTGGCTTCATCACCGTTCAGTACTCTGCTCATACACCACACATCGTTAACAAACATTCCCTCTTCGATGCGGATATAATCCGCCATTGCCTGCTCGCCGCGTTTCGGGAGCCATTCTGCGGTAAACCGCATTCCGGCTATAATGAACTCATCCTCCGCGGTCTGGATTACAAGCCCGCCCGAGACAGGCTGACGCTCTTCCTTGCGCTGGTACGTAATTTGGATATCGTAGCCGGCAAAGGGCAGGATCGTTCCCCGTTCATGATTCTGCAGGAAGCCTCTCATACAACCGGTGCCTCTATACCCGCTGATAGTATGGATCATGCTCCCCAGCAGGCGATAGCTGTCAGCAAGGAAAGGACCGGTGCCATTCAAAGTGAAACCTGATTTGTCTATGTTGAGAGTCAGAAGCAGAGCAGCATCAGCACCGCTGTCTCCATCCGCAGGCTCTTTAAGGAAGTCTTCGATACCAAACGGGGCAAAGCATAATGCGTTATGTTTACCGACCGCATAGAATACATTGGCTGCTGAATCAAGATCTCTGCGCGCCTCAGGAATGAACAGCGGATTCCCGCCTGCTGTATATTCCGCGCATATTCCGGCAAAGTCAGGCAGATAAATGTCCGGGGCGTACAGGGCTATGGAAGGCGCTGCAAGCTTCCAGATCTTCATCATCTTCGCAACCGGCCCGCCGCTGGGATAGGCTCCCGGACGCTTCGGGAACTGCTCCAGCCAGGCATTCACAAACAGCGGCAACGGATATTCCTTGGCACCTGAGCTTGCGATTTGCTCTACCGCACAAGCGTAATGGTAGGCCATGAAGGATTCGTCGGCCTCTTCTCCAAACACCTCGCTCCATGTGCCGGTCCGGGCATAGGCCCCGCTTATCAGTGGCGGAACCTCTCCGGCGAACCCGGCTTCTGCCAGGGCAGAATAGTCCCGGGCGCTTGCCAAAAAACCGATTTCGTTCTCAACCTGCACCATAATAACTGTATTCTGCTCCCCGTCAACATCCTTCAGATGCTTCATCAGGCTTGTGAAAGCCTTTGCATCTGCTGCAACAGCAGCCTCGCATAATGGAGAGATCGTAGTAGAAGGAATATCACCTTTGTAGCAGGCCCGGAAATAGGTCGTATAATCCCGTTTCACCCATTCCGGCACATAGGAGGAAACTCCGTTCTTCCACAGTCCGAACCACAGGAAGACAAGCCGCACCTGCTCCTCCCGGGCTTGTTCAATGATTCCGTCAACCAGGGAGTAATCGAACTGATGCTGCACAGGCTCAAGCTGCTCCCAGTATATCGGGACGATCAGCGTATTTAAATGCAAGCCCCTTAAGGAAGGCCAGACCTGTTCCGCCATATAAGTTAAAGACGAAGCGCTGGAATTATGAATCTCTCCGCCCAGGGCAACGAACGGTTTCCCGTCTACCCAAAGGGTCGTAAGCCCTTGATTATCACGTTCAAGATAAGGTATAGATTGCATACCGGCTTCTCCTCTCTGGCTGCTCAGCCTTTAACCGAGCCAATCATGGCCCCTTTGACGAAATATTTCTGCAGGAACGGATACACAATAATGATTGGTGTAATTGCAAAGATAACCGTTGCCGCCCGCAGCGTTCTCTCGTTATACATGAGGTTAACGGATGAAGCGATACCCGGGACAAGCGCATTCTCATCCGTAATGAACTGGCGGATTTTCATCTGCAGCGGGAAGAGATCCGGATTCTGAATGAAGAGCAGCGGATGCTGGAACTGATTCCATAACACCACCCCGTAGAACAAGGCTAACGTAGCTAACACGGCTTTTGACAAGGGAAGCACGAACTGGAACAGCATCCGGAAATATCCGCTGCCTTCCAGGAAGGCCGCCTCCTCCAGCTCTTTCGGGAACTGCTTGAAGAAGGTTCTCATAATAATCAGGTTAAACGGATTAAGAATATGAGGCACAATTAACACTAACGGATTATTATATAAGCCGATGCCCCGCACCGTCAGAAAGTAAGGAATGATTGGCGCTTTAAAGATCATTGCAATCACAACGCCGATCATCAGTACGGAACCCCAGCGGAACTCAGGCTTTGAGAGCGGGTAAGCAAGTAAGGCTGTCATCAAGAGAGCCAGCACCGTTCCGATCAGCGTTGAGCCAAAGGTCAGAAAGAATGATTTCCACAGGTCCAGACGGTCCACAATATAACCCCAGGAAGCAAAGGTGAACTCCTTCGGCCAAAGCGTTACCAAGTTCAGATCTACAACCCGCTTTGAGCTGAATGAGGTAGCCAGAACAGACAACAGAGGAACCAGTGCAATGACCGCCAAGACCAGTAACGCCGCCGTAATTACCGCTGTAAACAGTTTATCTCCTTTAGATTCGTACATCTTACCACAGCCCTCCATCTGACACTTTATTCGAAATTTTGTTGAAGGTATAAACCAGGGTGAAGCCGATTACGGACTGGAATATCCCTACTGCTGTTGCAAAGCTGTACTGTGCCTGCTGAATACCGGTTCGGAATACATAGGTATCCAGGATATCTCCCACGCTGTACGTCATTGGCGTCAGCAGGTTAAACACCTGATCAAAGCCAAGCTCCATGAAATTACCGATATCCAGTAACAGAAGCACCACCACCGTAGGGAGAAGCAGCGGGAACGTAATATGCCGGATCTGTCTGAAACGGGACGCACCGTCAATCATCGCGGATTCATACAGCTGCGGGTCAATGGCGCTGATGGCTGCCATATAGACAATGGTTCCCCAGCCTGCATCTCTCCAGATAGAGGTCAGCACATAGATCGGACGAAAGAACGCACTGTCCTGCATAGCGAGGATTGGTTCATGGCCAAACCAGCCAAGGATGATATTGAAGAATCCGTTAATCGAGAAAAGATCAAACACGATACCGGAAACGATGACCCAGGACAGAAAATGCGGAATGTAGAGTGCGGTCTGCACGCTTTTCTTGACCACAGATTTACGGATTTCATTAATCATGAGTGCAAATAAGACCGGAATCGGAAAGACCAGTACGATCTTCAGCAGGCCAAGGATAAGCGTGTTCCCGAAGACCCGGATGAAATCAGGGTAGTGGAGCAGGCTCTGAAAATGCTTAAACCCTACCCACGGGCTGTCCAGAAATCCTTTGAATACGGAATAGTCCTTGAAAGCGATTACGGTTCCGAACAATGGAATGTATTTGAATACGATTAGAAATAACATACCGGGAATAGCCATCACGTACAGCGGCCATAAATTTTTCATTGCAGAACTCTTCGCTAAACTTTTGTTTTTTTGAACTTTCGTTCGATGTAAATTAACGCTCCCCACATCGTTTCCCTCCAGCTTTATGAATGTATTTGTATTTGATAAGCTCACTATACGGGAGCCCGGAAGACAGCTCAAAGGGGCATTTTTAAGTAAATACAAGGTCATTTTATAGTTTGTATAAAACGCTTTCATCGGAAAATTTTTATATAAACATGAATAATAATCCTTGTTATAGGAATTAAACTTAATAAGAGCCATTCTGGACAGAATGATCCTCTGTTCAGGGATGGCTCATACTTCTTTCTACTAATTTATTAACTTAAAATCCGGACTGGGCCAAGAAGCCCGCTTGGGTCCTGCTGGGCAAATGCCGATAAGAAATCCCTCTCTCTCTTCACGAGCGTATTCGTAACTTCAACCACCAGCCTGTTGGTCCCTTGCTTCAGAAGGCCTGGCTCGATCTCCATGCGGTAAGGCGGACAAATGCGCACACCGGCCCGGCTTCCGTTAATCCATACCTCTGCTGTTTCATGAACACCGCCCAGGTCTATGACAGCCGGTGAAGCAGCCTTATTCCAAGCAAATTCCGTCTCATAGCGGAAGGTGCCGGAGAACCGGGGCAGATAATCCGGCCTGCTCATATTGTGCAGTGACGTCAGCTGCCCCCATTCCGTGAACCTCGGGTATTGCTTGGCTTCAGCAATAGAGACGTTCCACTCCCCTCCGAGCACAAGCTCTGATTCCGCTTGGCCTATGGCCGGAACGGCCTTGCCTGCAATGCCCGGCCCATGGAGAATAAGAACGGACTCATAGGGACTAAGCACAAGCTCTACTTCCAGTCCGTCAGCCCCATTGCGAGTACTTAAAAGCGTCAACCGGTTCAAGAAGGCGTCATAGGCATATAATTCCCCTTGAACAGGCAGAGCGATTGCCGTGCAGATCGTCTGGTACGGATGCTCATTAAAGAACATAAAGACATCCAGCTCATCATGGACATAGTGGTAGTTCCGCAGATACGGCTCATACTGGCCGGCTTTAACATCATAGTATCCATCAGACAGCAGCGCCTCCGCCAGATCTCCCAGCGCAACAACCTGCACAGACTGGTTATCAGCAAGCCGTGACAGTTCGGCTGTATCCTCCACGCCTTCACTTGCCCGGGCTGGCAGGCCGTCCACAAAGCGGATCTCCAGCCCTTGACCGGCAAACTCAGCCAAACGCCGGAGCATGGCTGCCGGAAGTGCTTCTGCATAAGGCACAATTAAGCAGCTGTAGTCCTCGTTCGTCACATGCAGCTTGCCGTTTATTACGCTAGCCATATCGAGCAGAGCATCAACGGGAAGCACGTCGCAGTCAATCTGATGCTGCATCAGCTGCTTCACAGGCTTATGGAAGTACATCGCGGCACCCGACCACTCTGCCTCGGCGTGATACAGGACGGCCGCGGTCGCCACATGTCTGCCGCCGCTAATCAGGTGACTGATCCGGTTCATGTACTGATTTAACCCTTTGTAGTACCGGAATTGCGGATTCTCACCGCTGGCATACATATGCGGCGGGCAGTCCGGATCCGGAAATTTCTTCTGCGAGAAGGCATGCGGCACGAAATAATTCACTCCGCGTACGAGCATATGATCCGTGAGCCATTTCATCAGCTTCAAGCCTTCAGCCCAGCCATAAGCACCGTATACCTCACACATTGTCCGGCCTTGCTTCTTGGGATCAATATGCCCCAGGGACACCCCCAGCTTAGCCAGCCCATAGTGGAAAAATTCGCTGTCTGTTTCCCTCGGCACCATGCGGAATGGAAGCTCATCGAACCCGGGTACAATCTGCCACAGCACTACATCAATACCTGACATGTCTTGCCCCCACAATGAACGGTAGAAATGCCCGGCACCTGAGCCGAGTCTGGCATGCACGTTGTTGTCTTCGAGCACATGCCCGATGTATTCTACCCCGCGCGCCCGGCACCAGTCTCCGATTTGGCTGCAGAAATGCTCTGCATACAGTTTGCTGACAATATTCATATAGGTGTATCTTATATGGTCTGCCCGTTCCCCCGCTTCATACCACAGGAGATACAGCTCTTTACGGTAGTCTTCGCCAAGCGCCTGTTCAAGCAGAGCCG encodes:
- a CDS encoding family 43 glycosylhydrolase — translated: MKYVCNPVNMDYKYQFIDYHKRSIAREAADPSLILFKDKYYLFPSMTAGFLASDDLVHWAFHPLKGVPVHDYAPDVRGAGEYIYFSASSKSKNCSFYRTKDPVQGEFEEIPGSFPFWDPNLFIDDDGRMYFYWGCAQITPIYGVELNPEDMQPIGQPAELIFGQPKLHGYERGGDNHTFMRTADNKSDVADEPYIEGAWMDKYNGRYYLQYSSPGTQYNIYSDAVYISDQPLGPFTPAKNNPYSYKPGGFIPGAGHGSTLQDKAGNWWHTSTMRVSVNHPFERRLGLWPAGFDQDGELFCNQRYGDWPMKITETSLDPWSNPEWMLLSYGKPARASSSEKGKEASRATDENVQSWWKAASDQPGEWLEVDLERITDVHAVQINFADDQLNHPVPEGAELFEIGVVNKTKRYIDDRKHVTRWLLEGSVDGADYFVIEDKLQAESNLPHDLVVHEAGMKVRYIRCTVEELPFRQNACISGLRIFGRGEGELPVKPEGIQTRLLSELDLAVTWEKSTAVGHNVLWGFAPDKLYHSYTVFGQNKAEIGALIRGQSLYVRVDAFNEQGITEGDVYGIIE
- a CDS encoding DUF5597 domain-containing protein; translation: MQSIPYLERDNQGLTTLWVDGKPFVALGGEIHNSSASSLTYMAEQVWPSLRGLHLNTLIVPIYWEQLEPVQHQFDYSLVDGIIEQAREEQVRLVFLWFGLWKNGVSSYVPEWVKRDYTTYFRACYKGDIPSTTISPLCEAAVAADAKAFTSLMKHLKDVDGEQNTVIMVQVENEIGFLASARDYSALAEAGFAGEVPPLISGAYARTGTWSEVFGEEADESFMAYHYACAVEQIASSGAKEYPLPLFVNAWLEQFPKRPGAYPSGGPVAKMMKIWKLAAPSIALYAPDIYLPDFAGICAEYTAGGNPLFIPEARRDLDSAANVFYAVGKHNALCFAPFGIEDFLKEPADGDSGADAALLLTLNIDKSGFTLNGTGPFLADSYRLLGSMIHTISGYRGTGCMRGFLQNHERGTILPFAGYDIQITYQRKEERQPVSGGLVIQTAEDEFIIAGMRFTAEWLPKRGEQAMADYIRIEEGMFVNDVWCMSRVLNGDEASRISVKSKPAALKVKMYKYK
- a CDS encoding carbohydrate ABC transporter permease; the encoded protein is MYESKGDKLFTAVITAALLVLAVIALVPLLSVLATSFSSKRVVDLNLVTLWPKEFTFASWGYIVDRLDLWKSFFLTFGSTLIGTVLALLMTALLAYPLSKPEFRWGSVLMIGVVIAMIFKAPIIPYFLTVRGIGLYNNPLVLIVPHILNPFNLIIMRTFFKQFPKELEEAAFLEGSGYFRMLFQFVLPLSKAVLATLALFYGVVLWNQFQHPLLFIQNPDLFPLQMKIRQFITDENALVPGIASSVNLMYNERTLRAATVIFAITPIIIVYPFLQKYFVKGAMIGSVKG
- a CDS encoding ABC transporter permease subunit, whose amino-acid sequence is MKNLWPLYVMAIPGMLFLIVFKYIPLFGTVIAFKDYSVFKGFLDSPWVGFKHFQSLLHYPDFIRVFGNTLILGLLKIVLVFPIPVLFALMINEIRKSVVKKSVQTALYIPHFLSWVIVSGIVFDLFSINGFFNIILGWFGHEPILAMQDSAFFRPIYVLTSIWRDAGWGTIVYMAAISAIDPQLYESAMIDGASRFRQIRHITFPLLLPTVVVLLLLDIGNFMELGFDQVFNLLTPMTYSVGDILDTYVFRTGIQQAQYSFATAVGIFQSVIGFTLVYTFNKISNKVSDGGLW